The region TCCTCTACCCCCCAAACATAGCCACAGCAGGATACTCCTCCTTTAGATTCCTctacccccagtagtcacagcaggatCCTCCTCCTTTAGATTCCTCTACCCCCAATAGTCACAGCAGGATCCTCCTCCTTTAGATTCCTctacccccagtagtcacagcaggatTTTCTCCTAGCCATACCTCCCTCCCGAGTCCCGAGCACTCGGCCAATGCCAAGAGGCTGCACCCAAATCTGAAAGTATAAAGAGCAGAGAGGAAATCCAGTTGCCAAGTTTGAGATAAACAGTCATAAAAGGTGTCAAGCACGCTCATAGGAACAGAGTGTGCATGCATATGATGGGAAGAAGGGAGGGCAAGCTGACCAATATTAACTCCTTATCCTAAAAAACAACCTACCGTACATGTAAATGAGCTGAGCTCTCTCCACATGTGGTAGATGCCGGATATATTaaataaatatgtttaaaaaaaaataaataaaaaaaaatgaaatgtttaaATCACGACTCTTTTGCCCCCCCtaataataaattaaattaaaaaaatacgtTTAGTATCGCCGAGTCCATAAAAGTCCGGTCTACCaaattataaaattaattaacccgatCTGTAAACGTCATAAAAAGAACACAAAACAGAACTGCAGTTAATCGGTCACACTAACCGCCACCCCAAAAAAACAACGAAAACAGATCAAAACGTCATATGTACCATAAACCAGTACAGGTAAAAGCGTCAAATCACCAGGCAAAAAGCGCACAGCAGTACCGAtgagaaaataaaaatgttatgggtctcagaaacttCTGAATTTCTATTTCTCCACTAACGATTCCACGGCACTTGGATTTTTCCCCCCCACTTTGAAGCACATTGATTGTTACAATGAATGACGTCATTTAAAACTACAATTcgtcccccccaaaaaacaaaacaacaaaacaacaaatcctcaagtaaaaaaaaaagttctgacttTTGTATGgaggaaaaagaaaataaaaaataaaaaattgcccgaTCCTCCAGAGATTGGAGGAGTATCCAAAGTCTGAGCCACAAGTGGAGAGACTCAGGTAACGACTTACATGCTACATGAGTGGACGCGTTCTGCACAATGGTCCAGCCCTCGTCGGCCACCAGGATTATGGGCTGGATGCGGCTGTTCTTCTTGTAGTGGTACTGATCCGGGATGTCTTCTTTCAGGTAGACCTTCATGTGATGGCTGCAGTTTTTCAGCAGGTTGTAAACCTCATTTGTATCACCTTTACGGGGCAATATGGCTGCAACAGGAGTGTGATCCACCAAGGTGTAGTTCCCTCGGCCGATACAATCATCCAGCACAATGACCCTGTCCTTGGAGCATTGGGCCATTCCGTGGTCACTGGTGATTACCACATTCACCGTATCCCATAGCTTGGCTTCTTTCAGCTTGGCCACCAAGTGCCCTATGTAGCCGTCCACTGTCTTCAGCACATTGATCATATTTACTTTGTCTTCAGGTCCATAATGGTGTCCGCTCTTGTCGGGTTCTTCAAAATACAAAGTTGCGAAGTTGATGGGGTCGTTAGGCCTGGTGAACCAGTCGGTGATGTTTGCCACCCGTTCCGCAAAACTTACATTGGAATCGTAGGGTAAGAAGTTGTTTATGGTGACGTTCTGGATTTGCACGTCAGACCCTGGCCACATGGCCGAGCCGCTCCTCTGTCCTGCACGCTGGTTTGTCACCCAGATAGGAGTAGCTTCGTTCCACCAAATCGGGTCGGTTTTGGAGCTAAAGTTGTCCACACTGAAGGTCTGGTTAGTGTCCTTGTCATACATGGAGTTGGCCACAATCCCGTGGCTCTCGGCATATAGACCGGTCACTATGGAATAATGGTTAGGGAAGGTCTTTGTGATGAAGACGTTCTTCACTTCTCTCACCAGGACGCCGTCATCGATGAACTCCTGCAGGTTAGGCAGCGAGAAGTTCAATAAATAGTCTGCTCTGAAGCCATCAAAAGACACAAGGATCAGCCGGGGGAAAGAAGTGTTACCAGAGGGTTCTCCAGAGCACATGGCGATGCCATGCAGCAGGGTCGGCACCAGCACCAAGAAAAGCATCCTGAATATCCTTCTGGAGAACAGTATCTGGAGAGAAAACAGAAATTCACACATCATAaagatacaggagcaaaatgtggAGTCTACTCAAGATGACCAACTTATCCTAATCTATACCCATTGTATATACACAGCTCAGACCTCATATACTCTAGAAATACAGCTCACGTTCATTCATTACGTCATTTGTTCATGCTAGATTCCTACTCACACCCGTACGGTACATAGAGATCCTAGATGCCCAGCTCACCCATTACATAAGGCCCATGTCACCCATTACATACAGATCCTAGATGCCCATGTCACCCATTACATACAGATCCTAGATGCCCAGCTCACCCATTACATACAGATCCTAGATGCCCAGCTCACCCATTACATACAGATCCTAGATGCCCAGCTCACCCATTACATACAGATCCTAGATGCTCAGCTCACCCATTACATACAGATCCTAGATGCTCAGCTCACCCATTACATACAGATCCTAGATGCCCAGCTCACCCATTACATACAGATCCTAGATGCCCATGTCACCCATTACA is a window of Ranitomeya variabilis isolate aRanVar5 chromosome 2, aRanVar5.hap1, whole genome shotgun sequence DNA encoding:
- the ENPP4 gene encoding bis(5'-adenosyl)-triphosphatase ENPP4 — protein: MLFLVLVPTLLHGIAMCSGEPSGNTSFPRLILVSFDGFRADYLLNFSLPNLQEFIDDGVLVREVKNVFITKTFPNHYSIVTGLYAESHGIVANSMYDKDTNQTFSVDNFSSKTDPIWWNEATPIWVTNQRAGQRSGSAMWPGSDVQIQNVTINNFLPYDSNVSFAERVANITDWFTRPNDPINFATLYFEEPDKSGHHYGPEDKVNMINVLKTVDGYIGHLVAKLKEAKLWDTVNVVITSDHGMAQCSKDRVIVLDDCIGRGNYTLVDHTPVAAILPRKGDTNEVYNLLKNCSHHMKVYLKEDIPDQYHYKKNSRIQPIILVADEGWTIVQNASTHVASGNHGYNNSLRSMHPFLAGHGPAFHKGVKVNTIDSVDIYPMMCHILGLKAEPNNGTLTHTSCLLTDKWCIQVPEAIGIVLGGILVLASISCLIIMLLKKKMPSARQFSRLQFQDDDDPLID